From a region of the Rhinopithecus roxellana isolate Shanxi Qingling chromosome 8, ASM756505v1, whole genome shotgun sequence genome:
- the PDZK1 gene encoding Na(+)/H(+) exchange regulatory cofactor NHE-RF3 isoform X1, with protein MTSTFNPRECKLSKQEGQNYGFFLRIEKDTEGHLVRVVEKGSPAEKAGLQDGDRVLRINGVFVDKEEHTQVVDLVRKSGNSVTLLVLDGDSYEKAMKTQVDLKELGQSQKEQGLSDNTLSPVMNGGVQTWTQPRLCYLVKQGGSYGFSLKTVQGKKGVYMTDITPQGVAMKAGVLADDHLIEVNGENVEDASHEEVVEKVKKSGSRVMFLLVDKETDKCHLEQKLQFKRETASLKLLPHQPRIVEMKKGSNGYGFYLRACSEQKGQIIKDIDSGSPAEEAGLKNNDLVVAVNGESVETLDHDSVVEMIRKGGDQTSLLVVDKETDNMYRLAHFSPFLYYQSQKLPNGSVKEAPAPTPASLEVSSPPDTTEEVVHKPKLCRLAKGENGYGFHLNSIRGLPGSFIKEVQKGGPADLAGLEDEDIIIEVNGVNVLDEPYEKVVDRIQSSGKNVTLLVCGKKAYDYFQAKKIPIVSSLADPLDTPPDSKEGTVVESGHDSHMAKEQAHSTASHSSSNSEDTEM; from the exons ATGACCTCCACCTTCAACCCCCGAGAATGTAAACTGTCCAAGCAAGAAGGGCAAAACTATGGCTTCTTCCTGCGAATTGAGAAGGACACCGAGGGCCACCTGGTCCGGGTGGTTGAGAAGGGTAGCCCAGCAGAGAAGGCTGGCCTTCAGGATGGAGACCGAGTTCTTAGGATCAATGGTGTCTTTGTGGACAAAGAAGAACATACGCAG gTTGTGGATCTGGTCAGAAAGAGTGGGAATTCAGTGACTTTACTAGTTCTGGATGGGGATTCCTATGAGAAAGCAATGAAAACACAGGTGGACTTGAAAGAGTTGGGTCAAAGTCAGAAGGAGCAAGGTTTGAGTGACAATACACTTTCCCCTGTGATGAATGGAGGCGTGCAAACTTGGACCCAGCCCCGGCTCTGCTACCTCGTGAAGCAGGGAGGCAGCTATGGCTTCTCTCTGAAAACTGTCCAAG GTAAAAAGGGGGTATACATGACTGATATTACACCGCAAGGTGTGGCTATGAAAGCTGGAGTTCTGGCTGATGATCACTTGATTGAAGTGAATGGAGAGAATGTAGAGGATGCCAGCCACGAGGAAGTGGTTGAAAAG GTGAAGAAGTCAGGAAGCCGTGTCATGTTCCTGCTGGTGGACAAAGAAACTGACAAGTGTCACCTTGAGCAGAAGTTACAATTCAAAAGAGAAACAGCCAGTTTGAAACTGTTACCCCACCAGCCCCGAATTGTGGAGATGAAGAAAGGAAGCAATGGTTATGGTTTCTATCTGAGGGCATGCTCAGAACAGAAAG GTCAAATTATCAAGGACATAGATTCTGGAAGTCCAGCAGAGGAAGCTGGCTTGAAGAACAATGATCTGGTAGTTGCTGTCAACGGCGAATCTGTGGAAACCCTGGATCATGACAGTGTGGTGGAAATGATTAGAAAGGGTGGAGATCAGACTTCACTGTTGGTGGTAGACAAAGAGACGGACAACATGTACAGACTG gctcatttttctccatttctctacTATCAAAGTCAAAAACTGCCCAATGGCTCTGTCAAGGAGGCTCCAGCTCCTACTCCCGCTTCTCTGGAAGTCTCAAGTCCACCAGATACTACAGAGGAAGTAGTTCATAAGCCTAAACTCTGCAGGCTGGCTAAAGGTGAAAATGGCTATGGCTTTCACTTAAATTCGATTCGGGGTCTGCCAGGCTCATTCATCAAAGAG GTACAGAAGGGCGGCCCTGCTGACTTGGCTGGGCTAGAGGATGAAGATATCATAATTGAAGTGAATGGGGTGAATGTGCTAGATGAACCCTATGAGAAGGTGGTGGATAGAATCCAGAGCAGTGGGAAGAATGTCACACTTTTAGTCTGTGGAAAGAAGGCCTATGATTATTTCCAAGCTAAGAAAATCCCCATTGTTTCCTCCCTGGCTGATCCACTTGACACCCCTCCAGATTCTAAAGAAGGAACAGTGGTGGAGTCAGGGCATGACTCGCACATGGCAAAGGAACAG GCCCACAGTACAGCCTCACATTCTTCTTCCAATTCTGAAGATACAGAGATGTGA
- the PDZK1 gene encoding Na(+)/H(+) exchange regulatory cofactor NHE-RF3 isoform X2, with amino-acid sequence MTSTFNPRECKLSKQEGQNYGFFLRIEKDTEGHLVRVVEKGSPAEKAGLQDGDRVLRINGVFVDKEEHTQVVDLVRKSGNSVTLLVLDGDSYEKAMKTQVDLKELGQSQKEQGLSDNTLSPVMNGGVQTWTQPRLCYLVKQGGSYGFSLKTVQGKKGVYMTDITPQGVAMKAGVLADDHLIEVNGENVEDASHEEVVEKVKKSGSRVMFLLVDKETDKCHLEQKLQFKRETASLKLLPHQPRIVEMKKGSNGYGFYLRACSEQKGQIIKDIDSGSPAEEAGLKNNDLVVAVNGESVETLDHDSVVEMIRKGGDQTSLLVVDKETDNMYRLAHFSPFLYYQSQKLPNGSVKEAPAPTPASLEVSSPPDTTEEVVHKPKLCRLAKGENGYGFHLNSIRGLPGSFIKEILKKEQWWSQGMTRTWQRNRPTVQPHILLPILKIQRCDENK; translated from the exons ATGACCTCCACCTTCAACCCCCGAGAATGTAAACTGTCCAAGCAAGAAGGGCAAAACTATGGCTTCTTCCTGCGAATTGAGAAGGACACCGAGGGCCACCTGGTCCGGGTGGTTGAGAAGGGTAGCCCAGCAGAGAAGGCTGGCCTTCAGGATGGAGACCGAGTTCTTAGGATCAATGGTGTCTTTGTGGACAAAGAAGAACATACGCAG gTTGTGGATCTGGTCAGAAAGAGTGGGAATTCAGTGACTTTACTAGTTCTGGATGGGGATTCCTATGAGAAAGCAATGAAAACACAGGTGGACTTGAAAGAGTTGGGTCAAAGTCAGAAGGAGCAAGGTTTGAGTGACAATACACTTTCCCCTGTGATGAATGGAGGCGTGCAAACTTGGACCCAGCCCCGGCTCTGCTACCTCGTGAAGCAGGGAGGCAGCTATGGCTTCTCTCTGAAAACTGTCCAAG GTAAAAAGGGGGTATACATGACTGATATTACACCGCAAGGTGTGGCTATGAAAGCTGGAGTTCTGGCTGATGATCACTTGATTGAAGTGAATGGAGAGAATGTAGAGGATGCCAGCCACGAGGAAGTGGTTGAAAAG GTGAAGAAGTCAGGAAGCCGTGTCATGTTCCTGCTGGTGGACAAAGAAACTGACAAGTGTCACCTTGAGCAGAAGTTACAATTCAAAAGAGAAACAGCCAGTTTGAAACTGTTACCCCACCAGCCCCGAATTGTGGAGATGAAGAAAGGAAGCAATGGTTATGGTTTCTATCTGAGGGCATGCTCAGAACAGAAAG GTCAAATTATCAAGGACATAGATTCTGGAAGTCCAGCAGAGGAAGCTGGCTTGAAGAACAATGATCTGGTAGTTGCTGTCAACGGCGAATCTGTGGAAACCCTGGATCATGACAGTGTGGTGGAAATGATTAGAAAGGGTGGAGATCAGACTTCACTGTTGGTGGTAGACAAAGAGACGGACAACATGTACAGACTG gctcatttttctccatttctctacTATCAAAGTCAAAAACTGCCCAATGGCTCTGTCAAGGAGGCTCCAGCTCCTACTCCCGCTTCTCTGGAAGTCTCAAGTCCACCAGATACTACAGAGGAAGTAGTTCATAAGCCTAAACTCTGCAGGCTGGCTAAAGGTGAAAATGGCTATGGCTTTCACTTAAATTCGATTCGGGGTCTGCCAGGCTCATTCATCAAAGAG ATTCTAAAGAAGGAACAGTGGTGGAGTCAGGGCATGACTCGCACATGGCAAAGGAACAG GCCCACAGTACAGCCTCACATTCTTCTTCCAATTCTGAAGATACAGAGATGTGATGAAAACAAGTAA
- the PDZK1 gene encoding Na(+)/H(+) exchange regulatory cofactor NHE-RF3 isoform X3 has product MFLLVDKETDKCHLEQKLQFKRETASLKLLPHQPRIVEMKKGSNGYGFYLRACSEQKGQIIKDIDSGSPAEEAGLKNNDLVVAVNGESVETLDHDSVVEMIRKGGDQTSLLVVDKETDNMYRLAHFSPFLYYQSQKLPNGSVKEAPAPTPASLEVSSPPDTTEEVVHKPKLCRLAKGENGYGFHLNSIRGLPGSFIKEVQKGGPADLAGLEDEDIIIEVNGVNVLDEPYEKVVDRIQSSGKNVTLLVCGKKAYDYFQAKKIPIVSSLADPLDTPPDSKEGTVVESGHDSHMAKEQAHSTASHSSSNSEDTEM; this is encoded by the exons ATGTTCCTGCTGGTGGACAAAGAAACTGACAAGTGTCACCTTGAGCAGAAGTTACAATTCAAAAGAGAAACAGCCAGTTTGAAACTGTTACCCCACCAGCCCCGAATTGTGGAGATGAAGAAAGGAAGCAATGGTTATGGTTTCTATCTGAGGGCATGCTCAGAACAGAAAG GTCAAATTATCAAGGACATAGATTCTGGAAGTCCAGCAGAGGAAGCTGGCTTGAAGAACAATGATCTGGTAGTTGCTGTCAACGGCGAATCTGTGGAAACCCTGGATCATGACAGTGTGGTGGAAATGATTAGAAAGGGTGGAGATCAGACTTCACTGTTGGTGGTAGACAAAGAGACGGACAACATGTACAGACTG gctcatttttctccatttctctacTATCAAAGTCAAAAACTGCCCAATGGCTCTGTCAAGGAGGCTCCAGCTCCTACTCCCGCTTCTCTGGAAGTCTCAAGTCCACCAGATACTACAGAGGAAGTAGTTCATAAGCCTAAACTCTGCAGGCTGGCTAAAGGTGAAAATGGCTATGGCTTTCACTTAAATTCGATTCGGGGTCTGCCAGGCTCATTCATCAAAGAG GTACAGAAGGGCGGCCCTGCTGACTTGGCTGGGCTAGAGGATGAAGATATCATAATTGAAGTGAATGGGGTGAATGTGCTAGATGAACCCTATGAGAAGGTGGTGGATAGAATCCAGAGCAGTGGGAAGAATGTCACACTTTTAGTCTGTGGAAAGAAGGCCTATGATTATTTCCAAGCTAAGAAAATCCCCATTGTTTCCTCCCTGGCTGATCCACTTGACACCCCTCCAGATTCTAAAGAAGGAACAGTGGTGGAGTCAGGGCATGACTCGCACATGGCAAAGGAACAG GCCCACAGTACAGCCTCACATTCTTCTTCCAATTCTGAAGATACAGAGATGTGA